In one Umezawaea sp. Da 62-37 genomic region, the following are encoded:
- a CDS encoding putative baseplate assembly protein: MTLPVPNLDDRRFQDLVDDAKRLVMRRCPEWTDHNVSDPGVTLIETFAFMTDQLLYRLNRVPDRLYVKFLELIGLSLLPPVPARAPVTFWTSAPVAVPLVVEAGTQIGTARTETEEPVLFCTSDRLVVVPCKLDGLLTGRSDGPLEEWFERFRQGTAFDCFGVEPRPGDVLLIGLDEAAPRCAVQIEVDCHVEGIGVDPDNPPLVWEAWTGEDWRECELSLDETGGLNRPGVVILHVPDGHEVSVLEGERAAWLRARVVEPGQGSTGYSASPNIRGLGVCTVGGTVQAVHADVVEGEVLGESEGSAGQRFTAERSPVMEPLDPPMVQVSSEEGWEDWQRVEHFAASGPEDPHYVLDAVNGVVQFGPAVRNPDGTLRHHGAVPEQGATIRIRQYLTGGGAGGNVGQGAICMLRSTLPHVTRVENRRPAQGGVDGESLDEAKLRGPITLRTRSRAVTAEDHEVITRQAAPEIARVRCLPVSTPGGSEVVKVLVVPAANQAGGRIRFEDLLPHEDTLRKIAERLDEVRMVGSRVLIEPPLYRGVTVVARVVARRGARADRVDDEALAALHAFLNPLTGGPDGRGWPFGRAVHEGEVYSVLQRVRGVEMVEQVRLFGANPLTGERGQATGRIELDPTSLVFSYEHQVRVEQN; encoded by the coding sequence ATGACACTTCCGGTGCCCAACCTGGACGACCGGCGCTTCCAGGACCTGGTGGACGACGCCAAGCGGCTCGTCATGCGCCGCTGTCCGGAGTGGACGGACCACAACGTGTCCGATCCCGGCGTGACGCTCATCGAGACGTTCGCGTTCATGACCGACCAGCTGCTCTACCGCCTCAACCGGGTGCCGGACCGGCTCTACGTCAAGTTCCTCGAACTCATCGGCCTGAGCCTGCTGCCCCCGGTGCCCGCCAGGGCCCCCGTCACGTTCTGGACCTCCGCCCCCGTCGCCGTCCCGCTCGTCGTCGAGGCGGGCACCCAGATCGGCACCGCGCGGACCGAGACCGAGGAACCGGTGCTGTTCTGCACGTCCGACCGGCTGGTCGTGGTGCCGTGCAAGCTGGACGGGCTGCTGACCGGCCGGTCCGACGGGCCGCTGGAGGAGTGGTTCGAGCGGTTCCGGCAGGGCACCGCGTTCGACTGCTTCGGCGTGGAGCCGCGGCCGGGTGACGTGCTGCTGATCGGGCTGGACGAGGCGGCGCCCCGGTGCGCGGTCCAGATCGAGGTCGACTGCCACGTCGAGGGCATCGGCGTGGACCCCGACAACCCGCCGCTGGTGTGGGAGGCCTGGACCGGCGAGGACTGGCGGGAGTGCGAACTGTCGCTGGACGAGACCGGCGGCCTCAACCGGCCCGGCGTGGTGATCCTGCACGTGCCCGACGGGCACGAGGTGTCGGTGCTGGAGGGCGAGCGCGCGGCGTGGCTGCGGGCCAGGGTGGTCGAACCCGGACAGGGCAGCACCGGCTACAGCGCGTCGCCCAACATCCGCGGACTGGGGGTGTGCACGGTGGGGGGCACCGTGCAGGCCGTGCACGCGGACGTGGTCGAGGGGGAGGTGCTCGGCGAGTCGGAGGGGTCGGCGGGGCAGCGGTTCACCGCGGAGCGCAGCCCGGTGATGGAGCCGCTGGACCCGCCGATGGTGCAGGTCAGCAGCGAGGAGGGCTGGGAGGACTGGCAGCGGGTCGAGCACTTCGCCGCGAGCGGCCCCGAGGACCCGCACTACGTCCTCGACGCGGTCAACGGCGTGGTCCAGTTCGGGCCCGCGGTGCGCAACCCCGACGGGACGCTGCGCCACCACGGCGCCGTCCCCGAGCAGGGGGCCACGATCCGGATCCGCCAGTACCTCACCGGCGGCGGCGCGGGCGGCAACGTCGGGCAGGGCGCGATCTGCATGCTGCGCTCCACGCTGCCGCACGTGACGCGGGTGGAGAACCGCAGGCCCGCACAGGGCGGCGTCGACGGGGAATCCCTCGACGAGGCGAAGCTGCGCGGCCCCATCACGCTGCGCACCCGCAGCCGCGCGGTCACCGCCGAGGACCACGAGGTGATCACCCGCCAGGCCGCGCCGGAGATCGCGCGCGTGCGGTGCCTGCCGGTGAGCACCCCCGGCGGGTCTGAGGTCGTCAAGGTCCTCGTCGTCCCGGCGGCGAACCAGGCGGGCGGGCGGATCCGGTTCGAGGACCTCCTGCCGCACGAGGACACGCTGCGCAAGATCGCCGAACGGCTGGACGAGGTCCGCATGGTCGGGTCCCGCGTGCTCATCGAACCGCCGCTGTACCGGGGGGTCACCGTGGTGGCGCGGGTGGTGGCGCGGCGGGGCGCGCGTGCCGACCGGGTCGACGACGAGGCGCTGGCCGCGCTGCACGCCTTCCTCAACCCCCTCACCGGTGGGCCGGACGGTCGCGGCTGGCCGTTCGGGCGCGCGGTCCACGAGGGCGAGGTCTACAGCGTCCTGCAACGCGTGCGCGGGGTCGAGATGGTCGAGCAGGTCCGCCTCTTCGGGGCGAACCCGCTCACCGGTGAACGCGGCCAGGCCACCGGCCGCATCGAACTCGACCCGACCAGCCTCGTCTTCTCCTACGAGCACCAGGTGAGAGTGGAGCAGAACTGA
- a CDS encoding GPW/gp25 family protein, which translates to MVESVVDQFIGRGWAFPLGVGATGGISMAAGQDDLVQAMQLILSTYPGERPMRPDFGCPLRDYVFQSVNVELAAGLVDVVRTALRRWEPRVDVDRVDVRPDPDDETLVFIDVQYSPKGTNDQRNLVFPFYSIPDDGTDY; encoded by the coding sequence ATGGTGGAATCGGTGGTCGACCAGTTCATCGGGCGCGGGTGGGCGTTCCCGCTCGGCGTCGGCGCGACGGGCGGCATCTCGATGGCGGCGGGGCAGGACGACCTCGTCCAGGCCATGCAGCTCATCCTGTCGACCTACCCCGGCGAACGCCCGATGCGGCCCGACTTCGGCTGCCCCCTGCGCGACTACGTGTTCCAGAGCGTGAACGTCGAACTCGCCGCGGGCCTGGTCGACGTCGTGCGCACCGCGTTGCGGCGGTGGGAGCCCAGGGTCGACGTCGACCGCGTCGACGTCCGCCCGGACCCGGACGACGAGACGCTCGTCTTCATCGACGTCCAGTACTCGCCCAAGGGCACCAACGACCAGCGCAACCTCGTCTTCCCCTTCTACAGCATCCCCGACGACGGCACCGACTACTGA
- a CDS encoding phage baseplate assembly protein V, with product MPDLAKLAKAVGSAGNDISDDALTVRARVTVGGKSLPDTVEAVLVRVVVDCDQRLPDMFELTFLDETFTVLEDAGLDVGAEVEIADGKDGELLVVGEVTAVEAECVETIVYSTARGYDRSHRMQGVRRNRTWLNQSDTLIAKAIAEDAGLRIGVLDQSGTTHEHLGQIGQTDWEFLQHRAAEIGFEASASRGEFSFRDISGAGGVARPRAGFKLKKGDEVEATFKEDLVEFHPSVSGTGLPKSFDAHVWDSDAARVVIGRSGVRTDSVDLEGADPVSLAKELAGSPVKLPKGKPTLAAARLPGPPKVGDDRGTYVVSGLPVAHGPQAQRLADRIAAAAAAQVTSGFAEATGVVVGNPELRPGVRLLVRKVAKVFSGAWTITNARHVFDESDGGYYTHFTASGRQDRSLYGLVSGAGRGFGTKIEGVVCGVVQALDPDNRGRVKVRLPWLAEDFVTDWARTVHTGLGGNAGLHFLPVVGDEVLVAFEQGDPRRPYVLGGVRNEKSPALPGSAPAVVRRGSEEVVVERGIYTPSGAHLVFQDEVSSTMKGPPKQALVRLGGNADQVSLVLDQRRGTVELKSDPVKSDSTAAAGLVWISCGPNGTVDITTTGATARVNVDAGTGGVTVHGSDVTLKGDKSVKIESGGPVTIKGLKIDLN from the coding sequence ATGCCCGACCTCGCCAAGCTCGCGAAGGCCGTCGGCAGCGCGGGCAACGACATCAGCGACGACGCCCTCACCGTGCGGGCGCGGGTCACCGTCGGCGGGAAGTCGTTGCCCGACACCGTGGAAGCCGTGCTCGTCCGAGTCGTGGTCGACTGCGACCAGCGGCTGCCGGACATGTTCGAACTGACCTTCCTCGACGAGACCTTCACCGTCCTGGAGGACGCCGGACTCGACGTCGGCGCCGAGGTGGAGATCGCCGACGGCAAGGACGGCGAGCTGCTCGTGGTCGGCGAGGTCACCGCCGTGGAGGCCGAGTGCGTCGAGACCATCGTCTACAGCACCGCCCGCGGGTACGACCGCTCGCACCGAATGCAGGGCGTGCGGCGCAACCGCACCTGGCTCAACCAGTCCGACACGCTGATCGCGAAGGCCATCGCCGAGGACGCGGGGCTGCGGATCGGTGTCCTCGACCAGTCCGGCACCACCCACGAGCACCTCGGCCAGATCGGCCAGACCGACTGGGAGTTCCTCCAGCACCGGGCGGCCGAGATCGGGTTCGAGGCGTCCGCGTCGCGGGGCGAGTTCTCCTTCCGCGACATCTCGGGAGCGGGCGGCGTCGCCCGGCCGCGCGCGGGGTTCAAGCTCAAGAAGGGCGACGAGGTCGAGGCGACGTTCAAGGAGGACCTGGTGGAGTTCCACCCCTCCGTGTCGGGAACGGGGCTGCCCAAGTCGTTCGACGCGCACGTCTGGGACAGCGACGCGGCGCGGGTGGTGATCGGCCGGTCGGGTGTGCGCACCGACAGCGTCGACCTGGAGGGGGCGGATCCCGTCTCGCTGGCCAAGGAGTTGGCCGGATCGCCGGTGAAGCTGCCGAAGGGGAAACCGACCCTCGCGGCGGCGAGGCTGCCCGGACCGCCCAAGGTTGGCGACGACAGAGGGACCTACGTGGTGTCGGGCCTTCCCGTGGCGCACGGCCCGCAGGCCCAGCGCCTGGCCGACCGGATCGCCGCCGCGGCGGCCGCGCAGGTGACCAGCGGGTTCGCCGAGGCGACCGGTGTCGTCGTGGGCAACCCCGAGCTGCGGCCGGGGGTGCGGCTGCTGGTGCGCAAGGTGGCCAAGGTGTTCTCCGGTGCCTGGACGATCACCAACGCGCGGCACGTCTTCGACGAGTCCGACGGCGGCTACTACACCCACTTCACCGCGAGCGGGCGGCAGGACCGGTCGTTGTACGGCCTGGTCAGCGGGGCCGGTCGCGGTTTCGGCACGAAGATCGAGGGCGTGGTCTGCGGTGTCGTGCAGGCACTCGACCCCGACAACCGGGGAAGGGTGAAGGTCCGCCTGCCCTGGTTGGCGGAGGACTTCGTCACGGACTGGGCGCGCACCGTCCACACCGGACTCGGCGGGAACGCGGGTCTGCACTTCCTGCCGGTGGTCGGCGACGAGGTGCTGGTCGCCTTCGAGCAGGGCGACCCGCGTCGACCGTACGTGCTGGGCGGTGTCCGCAACGAGAAGAGCCCCGCCCTGCCGGGGTCGGCGCCTGCCGTCGTGCGCCGCGGCAGCGAGGAAGTGGTGGTGGAACGGGGGATCTACACGCCCTCCGGCGCCCACCTCGTGTTCCAGGACGAGGTCTCGTCGACCATGAAGGGCCCGCCGAAGCAGGCGCTCGTGCGGCTGGGCGGAAACGCCGACCAGGTCTCCCTCGTGCTGGACCAGCGCAGGGGCACCGTCGAGCTCAAGTCCGATCCCGTCAAGAGCGACAGCACCGCGGCCGCGGGCCTGGTGTGGATCAGCTGCGGGCCCAACGGGACCGTCGACATCACCACCACCGGCGCCACCGCGCGGGTCAACGTCGACGCGGGCACCGGCGGCGTCACCGTCCACGGATCGGACGTGACGCTCAAGGGGGACAAGAGCGTGAAGATCGAGAGCGGCGGCCCGGTGACGATCAAGGGCCTGAAGATCGACCTGAACTGA
- a CDS encoding phage tail protein — MLQQFTPDTKTGSGTGPSMGMAMRFQVVVDEVINLGGWRSCKGLSVEFDVDWVGMVGGHYDYQRPLPTQLKYGAIKLERVVTAKDSPRVQAWLRDMVDVWMNGDGSYTGSQVDIALYDPSAAKVAEWTLVNAYPKSWRGPDLDAKSGDFAIEALELIHEGFL; from the coding sequence GTGCTTCAGCAGTTCACCCCCGACACGAAGACCGGATCGGGCACCGGCCCCTCCATGGGCATGGCGATGCGGTTCCAGGTGGTCGTCGACGAGGTCATCAACCTCGGCGGCTGGCGCAGTTGCAAGGGCCTGTCCGTGGAGTTCGACGTCGACTGGGTCGGCATGGTCGGCGGCCACTACGACTACCAGCGCCCGCTGCCCACGCAGCTCAAGTACGGGGCCATCAAGCTCGAACGGGTCGTCACCGCGAAGGACTCGCCCCGCGTGCAGGCGTGGCTGCGGGACATGGTCGACGTGTGGATGAACGGCGACGGCAGCTACACCGGGTCCCAGGTGGACATCGCGCTCTACGACCCGTCGGCCGCGAAGGTGGCGGAGTGGACGCTCGTCAACGCCTACCCGAAGTCCTGGCGGGGCCCCGATCTCGACGCGAAGTCCGGCGACTTCGCGATCGAGGCCCTGGAACTCATCCACGAGGGATTCCTGTGA
- a CDS encoding phage tail protein, producing MAIASADGQLLGMANRFMLEIDEGTYNLGSWSKVTGLDVTWDIAEYRSGDGWNHRWYQPGNTKYTPLTLERAACADSKTVQAWLNATAKTPKVYTGSVILYDANAREVMRWDLNNVLPNKWSVSGFEAGTSKIALETLQINHLGFLTDEQTLGGAAS from the coding sequence ATGGCAATCGCATCGGCCGACGGCCAACTGCTGGGCATGGCCAACAGGTTCATGCTCGAGATCGACGAAGGCACCTACAACCTCGGCAGCTGGTCGAAGGTCACCGGCCTCGACGTGACGTGGGACATCGCCGAGTACCGGTCCGGCGACGGCTGGAACCACCGCTGGTACCAGCCGGGCAACACCAAGTACACCCCGCTCACGCTGGAGCGCGCGGCCTGCGCGGACTCCAAGACCGTGCAGGCGTGGCTGAACGCCACGGCCAAGACGCCCAAGGTCTACACGGGCAGCGTCATCCTGTACGACGCCAACGCGCGCGAGGTCATGCGCTGGGACCTCAACAACGTGCTGCCCAACAAGTGGAGCGTCTCCGGCTTCGAGGCGGGCACGAGCAAGATCGCCCTGGAGACCCTCCAGATCAACCACCTCGGGTTCCTCACCGACGAGCAGACGCTGGGCGGTGCGGCGTCCTGA
- a CDS encoding DUF4157 domain-containing protein — MARPWWRREPRHDQPVGPPVDVTEVVPAAGRPSHWATAGGLRPTVSPRPPLVGVPLGTAPELTTTRAVLARPVHFDHPVVPPVGLVRNLAAARAEQAADGPAAFRPEPGPSDRSAEPTAPPAPPERPVVAVSAPATPPVTLVHAVDSYVGQAREPAVPFTAPAWLRAAPPPEPEPFQTAPPSFLAAAHRVEPAPVSRRRNLGQSRRVGLGKPELRHPGEQPPSPRHDPVGDGDEEPDRDQLWIAPSPPPDPPTPAADRRRTGEGLAHPRPPQPIDQDALIREVAAAIPVPPPPDPVPDDVVAHFREVHGADVSGTPVHRGPDVGAQAGNLGARAFTAGEQVYLPREAGPLTSVPAKALLAHELTHVVQQRSRAVPGADTDEGRAMENQARLTERHFGGDTPLVHPKPPVVTEIREVVAQSAPDVPSPADYVDRIADELVRRGLARRENGSLVFGTPLPEPVAAGAVQLAEDLTFVQARKEIQDLVADMEPHLDDKSALLSEDQTEVFAKFLVDNPDLLPLDVDFGHEPEVVHGFDELMGRYNLQNREHVIRPGQWNELVHHIVSTGRPGLFGHGSEDDGERSEREREERKLRGYGGLAREVGLGLAENFGGLLGMRFSRKAEREYLGLEEEREEPDTPTRTGGSGGAGPGSSRAVPSFGVGASGRGTAKAPDKAAGDRAAAPATAPSGSTPASASAVTGTSAPAAGAASTAAAGTGSWVRASPTKATPAATTPAAPQPTTARAPVPPKLTKAQEDEAFAREQREERKLRDYGSLGREVGLGFAENFGGLFGMRFDRATEREVLRLPPEVEQPLPGRDEPADVTAIKAALLDDPVLGKVVRTGPERGNADSGRPQIDPADIDLDELVKKIAPLIMVRLRKELRTGRERANARADRI, encoded by the coding sequence ATGGCACGACCGTGGTGGCGGCGGGAGCCGCGGCACGACCAGCCCGTCGGGCCCCCGGTCGACGTTACCGAGGTCGTCCCCGCCGCCGGACGGCCCTCGCACTGGGCGACGGCGGGCGGGCTGCGGCCGACGGTGTCGCCGCGGCCGCCGCTGGTGGGCGTGCCGCTGGGGACGGCTCCCGAACTCACCACCACGCGGGCGGTCCTCGCCCGCCCGGTGCACTTCGACCACCCGGTCGTGCCGCCGGTGGGCCTGGTCCGCAACCTCGCCGCGGCGAGGGCGGAGCAGGCAGCGGACGGTCCGGCGGCCTTCCGGCCCGAGCCCGGCCCGTCGGACCGCTCCGCGGAGCCCACCGCCCCGCCGGCGCCACCGGAACGGCCGGTGGTGGCGGTCTCCGCACCCGCCACCCCACCGGTCACGCTGGTGCACGCCGTGGACTCCTACGTGGGCCAGGCCAGGGAACCGGCCGTGCCCTTCACCGCTCCCGCCTGGCTGCGCGCCGCCCCGCCACCCGAGCCGGAACCCTTCCAGACCGCGCCGCCGTCCTTCCTCGCCGCGGCGCACCGGGTGGAACCCGCCCCGGTGAGCAGGCGCCGCAACCTCGGGCAGAGCAGGCGGGTCGGGCTCGGCAAGCCCGAACTGCGGCACCCCGGCGAGCAGCCCCCGTCACCGCGCCACGACCCGGTGGGCGACGGCGACGAGGAGCCCGACCGGGACCAGCTGTGGATCGCCCCGTCACCACCGCCCGACCCGCCGACGCCTGCCGCCGACCGGCGGCGCACGGGCGAAGGACTCGCCCACCCCCGGCCGCCCCAGCCGATCGACCAGGACGCGCTGATCCGCGAGGTGGCCGCGGCCATCCCCGTGCCCCCGCCACCGGACCCGGTGCCCGACGACGTCGTGGCGCACTTCCGCGAGGTGCACGGCGCCGACGTGTCGGGCACGCCGGTGCACCGCGGGCCGGACGTCGGCGCGCAGGCCGGGAACCTCGGCGCACGGGCGTTCACCGCGGGCGAGCAGGTGTACCTGCCGCGGGAGGCGGGTCCGCTCACCTCCGTGCCCGCCAAGGCGCTGCTGGCGCACGAGTTGACGCACGTGGTGCAGCAGCGGTCCAGGGCCGTGCCCGGCGCCGACACCGACGAGGGCCGGGCGATGGAGAACCAGGCGCGGCTGACCGAGCGCCACTTCGGCGGCGACACCCCGCTGGTGCACCCGAAACCGCCGGTGGTCACCGAGATCCGGGAAGTGGTCGCCCAGTCGGCTCCGGACGTGCCGTCACCGGCGGACTACGTCGACCGGATCGCGGACGAGCTGGTGCGGCGCGGACTCGCGCGCCGGGAGAACGGGTCGCTGGTGTTCGGCACCCCGCTTCCCGAGCCGGTCGCCGCGGGCGCCGTGCAGCTGGCCGAGGACCTGACCTTCGTCCAGGCGCGCAAGGAGATCCAGGACCTCGTCGCCGACATGGAGCCGCATCTCGACGACAAGTCCGCGCTGCTGTCGGAGGACCAGACCGAGGTGTTCGCCAAGTTCCTGGTGGACAACCCGGACCTGCTGCCGCTCGACGTGGACTTCGGCCACGAGCCCGAGGTGGTGCACGGGTTCGACGAGCTGATGGGCCGGTACAACCTGCAGAACCGGGAGCACGTGATCAGGCCCGGCCAGTGGAACGAGCTGGTCCACCACATCGTCTCGACGGGCAGGCCCGGTCTCTTCGGCCACGGGTCGGAGGACGACGGCGAGCGGTCCGAGCGCGAACGGGAGGAGCGCAAGCTCCGCGGGTACGGCGGACTCGCCCGCGAGGTCGGACTCGGCCTTGCGGAGAACTTCGGCGGCCTGCTCGGGATGCGGTTCTCCCGCAAGGCCGAGCGCGAGTACCTGGGCCTGGAGGAGGAGCGCGAAGAGCCCGACACCCCGACGCGGACAGGGGGGAGTGGTGGTGCCGGGCCGGGTTCGTCCCGCGCCGTGCCGTCGTTCGGCGTCGGTGCGTCGGGAAGGGGGACGGCGAAGGCACCGGACAAGGCGGCGGGTGACCGGGCCGCGGCACCGGCGACCGCACCGAGTGGGTCGACGCCCGCGTCCGCGTCCGCCGTCACCGGTACCTCCGCCCCTGCCGCCGGTGCCGCCTCGACGGCGGCCGCGGGCACCGGGTCGTGGGTGCGCGCCTCCCCGACGAAGGCGACGCCCGCCGCGACCACCCCGGCCGCACCGCAACCGACCACGGCCAGGGCACCGGTCCCGCCGAAGCTCACCAAGGCCCAGGAGGACGAGGCGTTCGCCCGCGAGCAGCGCGAGGAGCGCAAACTCCGCGACTACGGCTCGCTCGGACGTGAGGTCGGGCTTGGCTTCGCGGAGAACTTCGGCGGGTTGTTCGGGATGCGGTTCGACCGCGCCACCGAACGCGAGGTGCTCCGACTCCCACCGGAGGTCGAACAACCGTTGCCGGGCAGGGACGAACCGGCCGACGTCACCGCGATCAAGGCCGCCCTGCTCGACGACCCGGTGCTGGGCAAGGTCGTGCGCACGGGACCCGAGCGCGGCAACGCCGACTCCGGGCGGCCGCAGATCGACCCGGCGGACATCGACCTGGACGAGCTGGTGAAGAAGATCGCCCCGCTCATCATGGTGCGCCTGCGCAAGGAACTGAGGACAGGCCGCGAACGGGCCAACGCCCGCGCGGACCGGATCTAG
- a CDS encoding DUF6760 family protein: protein MTYAADRLWEEVAYVAYYFHWPLDTILDLEHAQRDRVIGEINRIHTTINSSVY from the coding sequence CTGACGTACGCGGCCGACCGCTTGTGGGAGGAGGTCGCGTACGTCGCCTACTACTTCCACTGGCCCCTCGACACGATCCTCGATCTGGAGCACGCGCAGCGGGACCGGGTCATTGGGGAGATCAACCGGATCCACACGACCATCAACAGCTCGGTCTACTGA
- a CDS encoding phage tail assembly protein: MRTEYPFTLPRGYVDETGRVHREGVMRLATARDELAPQTDPRVRQNPAYLTVLLLERTVTSLGSLTEVDPYVVEGLFASDLAFLQDLYRRVNQEGRTEVEVGCPSCGQQFAVDIGGGASGGS; this comes from the coding sequence ATGCGGACGGAATACCCGTTCACGCTGCCCCGCGGCTACGTCGACGAGACCGGCCGGGTGCACCGCGAGGGCGTCATGCGCCTGGCGACCGCTCGCGACGAGCTGGCCCCGCAGACCGATCCGAGGGTGCGGCAGAACCCCGCCTACCTCACGGTGCTGCTGCTGGAGCGGACCGTCACGTCGCTGGGGTCGCTCACCGAGGTCGACCCCTACGTCGTCGAGGGCCTGTTCGCCTCCGACCTGGCGTTCCTCCAGGACCTCTACCGGCGGGTCAACCAGGAGGGGCGCACCGAGGTCGAGGTCGGCTGCCCGTCCTGCGGCCAGCAGTTCGCGGTGGACATCGGCGGTGGTGCGTCGGGGGGATCCTGA
- a CDS encoding phage tail protein gives MTAGLGPQQSQDALTAARFSITIDGYEIASFSELSGITTEVEPVDYMASSDREISFKKLPGKAKPPTVVLKRGKTMGMELWSWHQAVLMGNLVAARKSCSLVMYNFDGKPVARYYLENAWPSKLEIGALRAGSSEVLMETVTIVCEHLQRVAP, from the coding sequence ATGACCGCAGGACTGGGACCACAGCAGAGCCAGGACGCGCTCACCGCGGCCAGGTTCTCGATCACCATCGACGGCTACGAGATCGCCTCGTTCTCGGAGCTGTCCGGCATCACCACCGAGGTGGAGCCGGTCGACTACATGGCCTCGTCCGACCGGGAGATCAGCTTCAAGAAGCTGCCCGGCAAGGCGAAGCCGCCGACCGTCGTGCTCAAGCGGGGCAAAACCATGGGCATGGAGCTCTGGAGCTGGCACCAGGCGGTGCTGATGGGCAACCTCGTCGCGGCGCGCAAGAGCTGCTCGCTGGTCATGTACAACTTCGACGGCAAGCCGGTCGCCCGGTACTACCTGGAGAACGCGTGGCCCTCCAAGCTGGAGATCGGCGCGTTGCGGGCGGGCAGCAGCGAGGTGCTGATGGAGACCGTGACCATCGTGTGCGAGCACCTCCAGCGGGTGGCGCCGTGA
- a CDS encoding phage tail sheath family protein, with amino-acid sequence MPTYLAPGVYVEEVSSGSKPIEGVGTSVCAFVGFAEKGPLNEPLLITNWSQFTQTFGDFIPGSYLAPAVYGYFLNGGGTAYVVRIGSDDPEQAPPPRAEIPAVDANGKPAFTVRAVAAGPEGDQLAVEVVEPSEPAEDVFKLVVKRGGDVVETFDNVTLKRGNNNVSTVVKQRSKLITVEDAKQAGALAVPTRNELVPLVGTLAAQTRAVEASDYVGSSSDRTGFAGLEAIDEITMLCVPDLMMSYQQGGIDLEGVKAVQLAMIAHCELMADRLAVLDTPPGLNVQQVKDWRMNIAGYDSKFAAMYWPWVKVMDTVSGKPVFIPPSGHVAGIWARNDATRGVHKAPANEVVRGAVALELGISRVEQEQLNPVAVNCLRAFPGQGIRVWGARTLSSDPEWRYINVRRLFNFVEESILQGTNWVVFEPNDPKLWDSVKRTITMFLRGVWRDGALYGRTPGDSFFVKCDEENNPPESRDQGILSVEVGIAPVKPAEFVVFRISQYSDGSALEE; translated from the coding sequence ATGCCTACTTACCTCGCACCCGGCGTGTACGTGGAGGAGGTCTCGTCAGGGTCGAAACCCATCGAGGGCGTGGGCACCTCGGTGTGCGCGTTCGTCGGCTTCGCCGAGAAGGGCCCCCTGAACGAGCCGTTGCTCATCACGAACTGGAGCCAGTTCACCCAGACCTTCGGGGACTTCATCCCCGGCTCCTACCTCGCCCCGGCCGTGTACGGGTACTTCCTCAACGGGGGCGGCACCGCGTACGTCGTGCGGATCGGCAGCGACGACCCGGAGCAGGCCCCGCCACCCAGGGCGGAGATCCCCGCGGTCGACGCCAACGGCAAGCCCGCCTTCACCGTGCGCGCCGTCGCCGCGGGCCCGGAGGGCGACCAGCTCGCCGTCGAGGTCGTCGAGCCGTCCGAGCCCGCCGAGGACGTGTTCAAGCTCGTGGTCAAGCGCGGCGGCGACGTCGTCGAGACCTTCGACAACGTGACCCTCAAGCGCGGCAACAACAACGTGTCCACGGTGGTGAAGCAGCGCTCGAAGCTGATCACCGTGGAGGACGCGAAGCAGGCGGGCGCGCTGGCCGTGCCGACGCGCAACGAGCTGGTCCCGCTGGTGGGGACGCTCGCGGCGCAGACCAGGGCCGTCGAGGCGTCCGACTACGTCGGCAGCTCGTCGGACCGCACGGGGTTCGCCGGGCTCGAGGCGATCGACGAGATCACCATGCTCTGCGTGCCCGACCTGATGATGAGCTACCAGCAGGGCGGCATCGACCTGGAGGGCGTCAAGGCCGTCCAGCTGGCGATGATCGCGCACTGCGAGCTGATGGCCGACCGGCTGGCGGTCCTGGACACCCCGCCTGGCCTCAACGTCCAGCAGGTCAAGGACTGGCGGATGAACATCGCCGGGTACGACTCGAAGTTCGCCGCGATGTACTGGCCGTGGGTCAAGGTCATGGACACCGTGAGCGGCAAGCCCGTGTTCATCCCGCCGTCCGGTCACGTGGCCGGGATCTGGGCCCGCAACGACGCCACCAGGGGTGTGCACAAGGCCCCCGCCAACGAGGTCGTGCGCGGGGCGGTCGCGCTGGAGCTGGGCATCAGCCGGGTGGAGCAGGAGCAGCTGAACCCGGTGGCGGTGAACTGCCTGCGCGCGTTCCCCGGCCAGGGCATCCGGGTCTGGGGCGCGCGGACGCTGTCCAGCGACCCGGAATGGCGCTACATCAACGTCCGCAGGCTCTTCAACTTCGTCGAGGAGTCGATCCTGCAGGGCACCAACTGGGTCGTGTTCGAACCCAACGACCCCAAGCTGTGGGACTCGGTGAAGCGCACGATCACCATGTTCCTGCGCGGGGTCTGGCGCGACGGGGCCCTGTACGGGCGGACGCCCGGCGACTCGTTCTTCGTCAAGTGCGACGAGGAGAACAACCCGCCGGAGAGCCGGGACCAGGGAATCCTGAGCGTCGAGGTGGGCATCGCCCCCGTCAAGCCCGCGGAGTTCGTCGTCTTCCGCATCTCGCAGTACTCGGACGGCTCGGCACTGGAGGAGTGA